One genomic segment of Gottschalkia acidurici 9a includes these proteins:
- a CDS encoding efflux RND transporter permease subunit, producing the protein MNLSKISVNKPVTTIMVALIVVILGAISLSRLPIDLLPEMDIPVSVVMTTYEGVGPQEIEELITKPLENSVSTVSNIKQVSSTSSEGASIIIAEFTQGTDMDFAALEMREKIDLVKGFLPQDAKDPMVIKVDPNSMPVLQLAITGNEDLSELQTIGEDTIQPRLERIAGVASVSISGGYENQIEIIVNEERLKGYGLSIDSISQVLRAENLNLPGGEVTKGSQKLTIRTKGQFTSLDEIKNLSIPLSSGGVVALKDVSEVNMTYKDISSIVKSDGKRSMSVSIQKQSGTNTVKVVEAIHDEIKKLQKDLPGVKIDVVMDQSVYIKDSINNVVDNAISGAVLAVAILYLFLRNVRSTLVVATSIPMSIICTFILMYFNGITLNLMTLGGLVLGIGMLVDNAIVVLENIYRFREEGHSKIEAAVKGAGEVGMAVIASTLTTLAVFLPIAFVDGMAAVMFKELALTISMSLIASLLVSITIVPMLSSKLLEIDETKEKKRRGIFKILGIFDFFHDIFDKVFEKVENIYKRILRWALNHRKSTILIALGIFLGTISLIPAIGMEFFPNMDQGEFTINVKLPEGSELDKTDNIVQQIEGHLEKIKEIDAIFSSVGSSGNQMQMGSNGSNNGTINVRLKDLKDRNRSVDQVADEARNFVKDIPGAEISVQVSSMTSGFGGGSPVNIKIKGDNLDKLEIIGEDVKEIVESVEGTREVKSSMEEGIPEVQIVVNRENASHYGLTAAQIASSVKGNISGQLATRYKLNEEEIDVFIKGDSIYKESISNLRQSSINTPLGITIPLEQVANVVIEKGPITIDRESQVRTISVSSQIVDRDLGSITNDIEEKLSKYDMPEGYTYESGGENKEMMESFKSLLLALLLALVLVYMVIASQFESLLHPFTIMLSVPLAFSGGALGLFVTGRSLSVPAFIGVITLAGVVVNNAIVLIDYIEIRRKSGEERQEAIINAGPIRLRPILMTTLTTVLGLIPMALGIGDGAEAMAPMATVVVGGLTLSTVLTLVFVPVMYTMFDDLTKFIKRKIFRNKTVEA; encoded by the coding sequence ATGAATTTATCTAAGATATCAGTTAATAAACCAGTAACTACTATAATGGTTGCCCTAATTGTAGTGATTCTTGGAGCTATATCTTTATCAAGATTACCTATAGATTTACTTCCTGAAATGGACATCCCTGTAAGTGTTGTAATGACTACATATGAAGGTGTTGGACCTCAAGAAATAGAAGAGCTCATTACTAAACCTCTAGAGAACTCAGTATCTACAGTGTCTAATATAAAGCAAGTAAGCTCTACATCTTCAGAGGGAGCTTCAATTATCATAGCAGAATTTACTCAAGGCACGGACATGGATTTTGCAGCATTAGAAATGAGAGAAAAGATTGACTTAGTAAAAGGATTTTTACCACAAGATGCTAAAGATCCAATGGTTATTAAAGTCGATCCTAACTCTATGCCAGTATTACAACTTGCTATTACAGGTAATGAAGACTTATCTGAGTTACAGACTATAGGTGAAGATACTATACAGCCTAGACTAGAAAGGATTGCAGGGGTTGCATCTGTAAGTATATCAGGTGGATATGAGAATCAGATAGAGATAATCGTAAATGAAGAAAGATTAAAAGGATATGGATTATCAATAGATAGTATATCTCAAGTTTTAAGAGCAGAGAACTTGAACTTACCGGGTGGAGAAGTGACGAAGGGTTCTCAGAAGCTTACGATTAGAACTAAAGGACAGTTCACTTCTTTAGATGAGATAAAAAATCTTTCTATTCCATTGTCAAGTGGTGGAGTAGTAGCTTTAAAAGATGTTTCTGAAGTAAATATGACTTACAAAGATATTAGTTCAATAGTTAAATCTGATGGTAAAAGAAGTATGAGTGTCTCAATACAAAAACAATCAGGAACTAATACTGTAAAAGTAGTAGAAGCTATACATGATGAAATAAAGAAACTTCAAAAAGATCTACCGGGTGTGAAAATAGATGTAGTTATGGATCAGTCAGTTTATATAAAAGATTCAATTAACAATGTAGTTGATAATGCTATATCTGGTGCTGTATTAGCTGTAGCTATACTATATTTATTTTTAAGAAACGTTAGATCAACGCTTGTAGTTGCTACATCAATACCTATGTCTATAATATGTACTTTCATACTTATGTACTTTAATGGTATAACTCTTAACCTAATGACCTTAGGGGGACTAGTATTAGGGATAGGTATGCTAGTTGACAATGCTATAGTTGTTCTTGAGAATATATATAGATTCAGAGAAGAGGGACATTCAAAGATAGAAGCAGCAGTGAAAGGTGCTGGCGAAGTTGGCATGGCAGTAATTGCATCAACTTTAACAACACTGGCAGTATTTCTTCCAATTGCCTTTGTGGATGGTATGGCAGCTGTTATGTTTAAAGAACTTGCGCTAACTATAAGTATGTCTTTAATAGCATCACTATTAGTATCGATAACTATAGTTCCGATGTTATCATCAAAGTTACTAGAAATTGATGAAACAAAAGAAAAAAAACGTCGTGGAATATTTAAAATATTAGGAATATTTGATTTCTTCCATGATATATTTGATAAGGTATTTGAAAAGGTAGAAAATATTTATAAGAGAATATTAAGATGGGCATTAAACCATAGAAAATCAACAATATTGATTGCATTAGGAATATTCCTAGGAACTATATCTTTGATTCCAGCTATAGGTATGGAGTTTTTTCCTAACATGGATCAAGGTGAATTTACGATAAATGTAAAATTACCAGAAGGGTCTGAACTGGATAAGACTGATAATATAGTACAGCAAATTGAAGGTCATCTTGAGAAAATAAAAGAAATAGATGCTATATTCTCTAGTGTAGGATCTTCCGGAAATCAAATGCAAATGGGAAGTAATGGATCTAATAATGGAACTATTAATGTAAGATTGAAAGATTTAAAAGATAGAAATAGGTCTGTAGATCAGGTAGCTGATGAAGCTAGAAATTTTGTTAAAGATATACCTGGAGCAGAAATAAGCGTTCAAGTAAGTTCTATGACTTCAGGATTTGGTGGAGGAAGTCCTGTTAATATAAAAATTAAAGGAGACAACTTAGACAAGCTTGAAATAATTGGAGAAGATGTAAAGGAAATAGTAGAATCTGTTGAAGGAACTAGAGAAGTTAAAAGTAGTATGGAAGAAGGAATACCAGAAGTTCAAATAGTAGTTAATAGAGAAAATGCTTCGCATTACGGACTAACAGCAGCACAAATTGCGTCATCAGTAAAAGGAAATATATCAGGACAATTAGCTACAAGATACAAATTAAATGAAGAGGAAATAGATGTATTTATAAAAGGGGACAGTATATATAAAGAGAGTATATCAAATTTAAGACAGTCATCTATAAATACACCACTTGGAATAACTATTCCTCTAGAGCAAGTTGCTAATGTAGTAATAGAAAAAGGTCCTATTACTATAGATAGAGAATCACAAGTAAGAACAATAAGTGTTTCAAGTCAAATAGTAGATAGAGATTTAGGAAGTATAACGAATGATATAGAAGAAAAACTATCAAAATATGATATGCCAGAAGGGTATACTTATGAATCGGGTGGAGAAAATAAAGAAATGATGGAATCATTTAAAAGTCTATTGTTAGCTTTACTTCTTGCACTTGTGCTAGTATACATGGTTATTGCTTCACAGTTTGAATCATTATTACATCCGTTTACTATAATGCTATCAGTACCACTTGCTTTTTCAGGTGGAGCTCTGGGGCTATTTGTAACTGGAAGATCTTTAAGTGTTCCAGCATTTATAGGGGTAATTACACTAGCCGGTGTAGTTGTTAATAATGCGATAGTTCTAATTGACTATATTGAAATTAGAAGAAAAAGTGGAGAGGAAAGACAAGAAGCCATTATAAATGCAGGGCCAATAAGACTTAGACCTATACTTATGACTACATTAACAACTGTTCTTGGTCTTATTCCAATGGCTTTAGGTATAGGAGATGGGGCTGAAGCAATGGCTCCAATGGCAACAGTAGTTGTAGGAGGATTAACTTTATCTACAGTTTTAACACTTGTATTTGTACCTGTTATGTATACTATGTTTGATGACTTAACTAAATTTATAAAAAGAAAGATATTTAGAAACAAGACAGTAGAAGCTTAG